One region of Amphiprion ocellaris isolate individual 3 ecotype Okinawa chromosome 9, ASM2253959v1, whole genome shotgun sequence genomic DNA includes:
- the LOC111572528 gene encoding inhibitor of nuclear factor kappa-B kinase subunit alpha-like, which translates to MHRSLSGHCLFDGRKSQIKMAGYCRGGTAKVYPEMRHGQWAAVKKVPGSLRSHQDITREYQIYKAAEHHNVVKLLESPTMQDNMWHIVMEWIFGENLENIIFDPSSSTIELTPAITRTVITGMCEGLYHLHCKDIVHQDLKPENIMVESYTYRAVIIDLGFAKFYRGGLNSAADIGNLAYAAPEIRTQPGAQRDHCSDVWAMGKIIAELLIGRRISRTSPAYIQEKLSGSAYCDLVSSMLDGSPIPRATMAQVIGAIRTAGRSASEPLFTPCFNQVQRGEVMGVACAMPLLPSHNMPLSLNLPDPLPSNGSVKFYDMKRNPGRRGTTVTQGEIRMRNGQVDRATMITTTNEDDAPLNSLGYWGN; encoded by the exons ATGCATAGATCCCTTTCAGGTCATTGTCTCTTCGACGGCAGAAAATCGCAAATCAAG ATGGCTGGTTATTGTAGAGGTGGTACGGCAAAAGTGTACCCAGAGATGCGCCATGGACAGTGGGCTGCAGTGAAGAAGGTTCCTGGAAGCCTGAGGTCCCATCAGGACATTACAAGAGAGTATCAGATTTATAA GGCAGCAGAACATCACAACGTCGTCAAGCTTTTGGAGAGTCCAACAATGCAGGATAACATGTGGCACATCGTAATGGAATGGATCTTTGGAGAAAACCTGGAGAATATCATATTCGATCCAAGCAGTTCAACCATAGAG CTTACCCCAGCAATCACGAGAACAGTCATCACAGGAATGTGCGAAGGACTGTATCACCTCCACTGCAAGGACATTGTGCACCAAGACCTGAAACCTGAAAATATTATG GTGGAAAGCTACACTTACCGAGCTGTGATCATTGACTTGGGCTTTGCCAAGTTTTACCGAGGTGGCCTCAACTCTGCTGCAGATATCGGAAATCTTGCCTATGCAGCCCCAGAGATCCGAACACAACCAGGGGCTCAGCGAGACCATTGCTCTGATGTGTGGGCGATGGGTAAGATCATCGCTGAGCTTCTCATTGGACGCAGGATTTCACGCACAAGTCCCGCTTACATACAGGAAAAGCTGAGTGGTAGTGCTTACTGTGACCTGGTCAGTAGCATGTTAGATGGCAGTCCAATACCCAGAGCCACTATGGCACAAGTCATTGGTGCAATAAGAACAGCAGGGAGAAGTGCAAGTGAGCCACTGTTCACTCCCTGCTTCAACCAAGTCCAACGTGGTGAGGTAATGGGTGTTGCTTGCGCCATGCCTCTCTTACCATCTCATAACATGCCTTTAAGTTTAAATTTACCAGATCCCTTACCTTCCAATGGCAGTGTCAAGTTTTATGACATGAAAAGAAACCCGGGGCGGAGAGGTACGACAGTCACTCAGGGTGAAATCCGAATGAGGAATGGCCAGGTGGATCGGGCTACGATGATAACAACAACGAACGAAGATGATGCACCTCTAAATTCACTGGGTTACTGGGGTAATTAG
- the LOC111572519 gene encoding uncharacterized protein LOC111572519 isoform X2, whose protein sequence is MANPTDDFAHTEPQSGEQAHSQETGDDGLSSKMKHNFSESYNGSALSVEEKGCCVRPIPKDEADTSEVPGMAEIVPHPSESQSVPAEVGVVQPGGLAVVKEKNLPPQFPLKDQLDNRKEEEEAVKALPGTRAITEADLTEVGGESCIMDPKMDTGKNPAKRAPRVPKGGRKRNRYKKRAAGNNWKLSNLHCVGLLLAHVAVCKGFPVPTKPPADRNVTCFTCNDYDKCQNPDVIFGPNDTLLYKGRSTDTTEECSKILPPPPKTAATCTVCHAQSIFFIVCPGNVTEIEAEKDGSALNTTKGCTQLQTTGPENDGVVSNNSPSRERFGLIAAVVGALVIFLIYRG, encoded by the exons ATGGCAAACCCAACTGATGACTTTGCCCATACTGAGCCACAAA GTGGCGAGCAAGCACACAGCCAGGAGACAGG TGATGATGGCCTCTCCAGCAAAATGAAGCATAACTTCTCTGAGAGTTACAATGGTAGTGCTCTGTCTGTGGAGGAGAAAGGCTGCTGTGTGAGACCCATTCCTAAGGACGAAGCAGACACCTCTGAAGTCCCAGGGATGGCTGAAATAGTGCCACACCCTTCTGAGTCGCAGTCTGTACCTGCTGAGGTGGGGGTTGTACAACCGGGTGGTTTAGCtgtggtaaaagaaaaaaaccttccACCACAGTTTCCACTAAAAGACCAGTTAGATAACcgaaaggaagaagaagaagcagttaAGGCTTTACCCGGAACAAGAGCCATTACAGAGGCAGATCTTACTGAGGTAGGAGGAGAGAGCTGCATCATGGACCCCAAGATGGACACCGGGAAAAACCCAGCAAAGCGTGCACCAAGGGTTCctaaaggaggaagaaaaagaaatcgCTATAAGAAGAGAGCTGCTGGAAACAACTGGAAAT TGTCTAATCTGCATTGTGTGGGACTTCTACTTGCACATGTTGCTGTCTGTAAGGGATTTCCTG TACCTACTAAACCTCCAGCAGACAGAAATG TTACGTGTTTCACGTGCAACGATTATGACAAATGCCAAAACCCGGACGTAATATTTGGACCTAATGACACTCTGCTGTACAAGGGACGCTCCACTGACACAACTGAAGAGTGCTCCAAAATACTTCCACCTCCTCCTAAGACTGCTGCCACTTGCACTGTGTGCCACGCCCAATCCATTTTCTTCATTGTCTGCCCAGGGAACGTCACTGAAATTGAGGCAGAAAAGGACGGCTCTGCACTAAACACCACGAAGGGGT gcaCCCAGCTGCAGACCACTGGACCGGAAAACGATGGAGTGGTTTCTAATAACA gtCCTAGCCGTGAGCGTTTTGGACTGATTGCTGCTG
- the zmp:0000000881 gene encoding serine/threonine-protein kinase Nek7 translates to MFRPDTAAFPQEAKSVSQMAYSTGTLAQGAFGKVYKEKYNDTWAAIKKVPHHLISRKDLERECEVYNKSEHPNIVKLLGNITLTNGKWIIPLEFIFGEDLETTIFKASKSKIQLTPTNKGKIIIGMCEGLLHLHSKDIVHQDLKPENIMVEHDTNRAVIIDLGLAKFFRRGLNSAMDMGNEAYSAPEVLQRGIQRDQRSDVWAMGKIIAELCARIRLYTPSVCPAKIKETLKDQPYCYAVCRMVEPDPSLRASIGGVISDIRRAGGTGVVTKTSIQTDHLKLPSPHTNARNRSPSPMNRAPSPFNRDPSPMNRAPSPFNRDPSPMNRAPSPFNRDPTPLKRDPAPVNRSPLNWERSPRPQPALHLSPSPLRAEDKNKNQAVVPAGGTDLTKDFLKMSLFQEATKDLGCNLPTTGRVVVRRFEEKNGGVEAWEQKEVVTRDGKIVKYDDIKFNSK, encoded by the exons ATGTTCAGACCTGACACAGCTGCTTTTCCTCAAGAGGCAAAAAG CGTCTCCCAGATGGCCTACTCCACCGGCACGCTTGCGCAGGGTGCTTTTGGGAAGGTGTACAAGGAGAAATACAACGATACCTGGGCTGCTATAAAGAAAGTCCCCCACCACCTCATCAGCAGGAAGGACCTGGAGAGAGAATGTGAAGTGTACAA CAAGTCAGAACATCCCAACATAGTGAAGCTTCTGGGAAACATAACTCTGACAAACGGGAAATGGATCATTCCACTAGAGTTTATCTTTGGAGAGGACTTGGAGACAACCATCTTCAAGGCATCAAAATCCAAAATACAG TTGACTCCAACTAATAAAGGCAAAATCATCATTGGCATGTGCGAAGGGCTGCTTCACCTTCATTCCAAGGACATTGTGCATCAAGACCTCAAGCCTGAAAACATCATG GTGGAACATGACACAAACAGAGCAGTAATCATCGACCTGGGACTGGCCAAGTTCTTCAGACGTGGTCTAAACTCCGCTATGGATATGGGGAACGAGGCCTACTCGGCCCCTGAGGTGCTGCAGAGGGGCATCCAGCGGGACCAGCGTTCAGATGTCTGGGCCATGGGCAAGATCATTGCTGAGCTCTGTGCCCGGATTCGACTGTACACACCCAGTGTTTGTCCCGCCAAGATCAAGGAGACTCTGAAGGATCAGCCCTACTGCTATGCCGTGTGTAGGATGGTGGAGCCAGACCCTTCTCTGAGGGCCTCCATAGGTGGGGTTATAAGTGATATACGAAGGGCTGGAGGCACAGGCGTCGTCACCAAGACATCCATTCAAACAGACCACCTTAAGCTGCCTTCGCCTCACACTAATGCCAGAAACCGGTCTCCGTCACCAATGAACAGGGCTCCATCACCATTTAATAGGGATCCATCACCAATGAACAGGGCTCCATCACCATTTAATAGGGATCCATCACCAATGAACAGGGCTCCATCACCGTTTAATAGGGATCCAACACCATTAAAAAGAGATCCGGCCCCTGTAAACAGGTCACCCTTGAATTGGGAGCGATCACCCAGACCTCAGCCTGCACTACACCTCTCTCCTTCCCCTCTGAGGGCAGAGGACAAGAACAAAAACCAGGCTGTGGTCCCAGCAGGTGGAACAGACCTCACAAAGGACTTCCTGAAGATGAGTCTATTCCAAGAAGCTACCAAGGATCTTGGCTGCAACCTTCCAACAACAGGGAGAGTGGTGGTCCGCCGCTTTGAAGAGAAAAACGGGGGAGTGGAAGCATGGGAGCAGAAAGAGGTGGTGACTCGTGATGGAAAAATAGTCAAGTATGATGACATCAAGTTTAACAGCAAATAA